TGCAGGATCGAGACGGCATCGTCGCTGTCGAGTTCGGCGATGCCTTCCGCCACGGTCTCGGCGGGAAGATCCTCCAGGATCTCGACACGAATCGTTTCGTCGACTTCGGTCAGCACGGCGAAGTCGAAATCTGCTCCGAGCAGTTCGACCAGCTTGCGACGGTCTTCGGTGTCGAGCTGGGCGATCAGATCGCCCATGTCGGCCTCGTGGGCTTCGCCGACGAGATCCTTCAGCCTGGCGGCGTCGTTACTGGCGACGGCGCTGGTCACCGCCTCGACAATGTCCGATCTGAGCGCGCCGTCGTCGTCGCGCCAGTCGTCGGTCATGGTCGGGTGTGGCGTGGGAACGGCCATGGGCGCCTCGCTGATGGCATGCCACGTCGAGCGGCGGAGGGTGGCGCCTTCTTGGGCGTGCGAATGGCATTTGGCAAGGAGGCGGAGACGCCACGATGAGCAGTTTTGACAGCATGGATCGCCGCCGCGTCGCGGCCAAGATCGCGGCAGGTGTCGCGGCAGGGGTCGCCGCCTCGGCGCTGGCGCCGGCCGCAGCGCTCGCCGCCCCCGCCTGCCGGGCCGATGCGCTCGGCACCGCCCGGGTCCTGCCGGTGGCGACCGCGGGTGGCCTGCGTGTCGGGCGCAAGAGCTATCCCCGGACCTTGCCGCTCGGCCCGCGCGAAGTGGTGCTGACCTTCGACGACGGCCCCCTGCCCGGCCCGACCGACCAGGTGCTGGCGGCGCTCAAGCAGGAATGCGTGCGCGCCACCTTCTTTCTGGTCGGCCGCATGGCCCATGATGCCCCCGGCCTCGCCCGGCGGATCCTCGCCGAGGGCCACACCGTGGCGCATCACTCGATGACCCATCCGATGACGCTGGCGCAATTGCCGGTCGAGCGGGCGCGCGCCGATATCGAGGCCGGGTTCGCGGCGGTCGACCGGGCGCTCTACGGCACC
This portion of the Phreatobacter stygius genome encodes:
- a CDS encoding polysaccharide deacetylase family protein, with the protein product MSSFDSMDRRRVAAKIAAGVAAGVAASALAPAAALAAPACRADALGTARVLPVATAGGLRVGRKSYPRTLPLGPREVVLTFDDGPLPGPTDQVLAALKQECVRATFFLVGRMAHDAPGLARRILAEGHTVAHHSMTHPMTLAQLPVERARADIEAGFAAVDRALYGTYSGTPRTPFFRYPGFGDSDELNNGLAARGIGVFGCDFWISDWNEMTVEAQLDLALRRLERTGSGIILMHDTRQQTAAMLPAFLRELKQRDFKVVHMQPA